In Persicimonas caeni, a single window of DNA contains:
- the rraA gene encoding ribonuclease E activity regulator RraA yields the protein MDVQVADLCDEFIDEIQIAEPIFKSYGGEQAFGGEVSVVKVFEDNVLVKRRLQNETGGGRVLVVDGGGSTGCALMGDNVASIARDNGWAGLIIYGCIRDSVEVADIPIGVLALNTRPNKSNKEGKGDYDVQVSFAGVTFNSGDYVYVDPDGVIVAERDLLEARAQ from the coding sequence ATGGATGTCCAAGTAGCGGATTTGTGCGACGAATTCATCGACGAGATCCAGATCGCCGAGCCGATCTTCAAGAGTTATGGCGGAGAACAGGCGTTTGGCGGAGAGGTCAGCGTCGTCAAAGTGTTCGAGGACAACGTGCTCGTCAAAAGACGGCTCCAAAACGAAACCGGCGGCGGGCGCGTGTTGGTGGTCGACGGGGGCGGGTCGACCGGGTGCGCGCTGATGGGCGACAACGTGGCTAGCATTGCCCGCGACAACGGGTGGGCGGGGTTGATCATCTACGGGTGTATTCGTGACTCGGTCGAGGTGGCCGACATCCCCATTGGCGTGCTCGCGCTAAATACACGTCCGAACAAGAGCAACAAGGAAGGGAAGGGCGACTATGACGTGCAGGTCTCCTTTGCCGGGGTGACCTTCAACTCCGGGGATTACGTGTACGTGGACCCGGATGGCGTCATAGTCGCCGAGCGCGACTTGCTCGAAGCGCGCGCCCAGTAG
- a CDS encoding PAS domain S-box protein codes for MPRPTRGTGPGSSNGEPPVPRADGVERRELVDYALYSLIDEPIAIWGRDRRLLYFNRAAYDITYRITGLELSRGMEFDEVMVEPTASEFVESFDRALEGEPVDLTFEQSGLGQAAEWREYQFRPVGGDGTPEAVCITGIDLAQQRWADEQFSVIFEAAPIAMAMLDDRGRFRQVNDAFVEQMGYSREESIGRPISTLVPPETREQVAREYRQFVSGELGERVGKGFPHTRWFSRERCYLRADGERRWGDLVRVAIREQDGTLDYMLVMLLDTTKYKRSQQALEEEKSRTQAIFDAAVDGIVTIDEKGLIQRLNRAAEEIYGYSAAEIVGQSVEVLMPEPMRELHAAYLAEHGVTGMSQFVGTGGEYEALRKDGSIVPVYLSVGEMSVDHERGFVGVVRDISRQKNLEERVRRSERMEALGQLAAGIAHDFNNVLTIVNSYAHTGLDEAGQSPAAFHFHKIKSAAERGARLTRQLLTFSPAQIGETATVDLNAVVRGLEGLLRSVVEEDIDLEVETVDGVPPIVADPGQIEQVLMNLVVNARDAMPHGGTLCVSTELTHVSQPGRFNGTPAHLPQGDYVVLVVSDTGHGMDQATQKRIFEPFFTTKPEGKGTGLGLATVYGIVRRYHGDVVVDSELGKGATFRVYFPAAEEGDEGTEDEEEPSEPVRRAKATEAVLVVEDEEDIREPLRMVLEAEGYTVLEAASGEEALEVVESYPERIDLVLTDVVMPGVTGVELSKSLRDAYPSIRSVLVSGYSGEVLERKDIDAQQVRLSKPYDLEDLLDVVRDMLSS; via the coding sequence ATGCCGCGTCCTACACGAGGTACGGGGCCAGGATCGTCGAATGGCGAGCCTCCGGTGCCACGGGCGGACGGCGTGGAGCGACGTGAATTAGTCGATTACGCGTTGTACTCCCTCATCGACGAACCGATCGCTATTTGGGGGAGAGATCGGCGCTTGCTGTACTTCAATCGTGCCGCCTACGACATCACATATCGTATTACTGGACTCGAGCTCTCCCGGGGGATGGAGTTCGACGAGGTCATGGTCGAGCCGACCGCGAGTGAGTTCGTGGAGTCCTTCGACCGTGCATTGGAGGGTGAGCCTGTCGACCTGACGTTCGAGCAGAGCGGGCTGGGCCAAGCTGCCGAATGGCGAGAGTACCAGTTCCGCCCGGTGGGGGGGGACGGTACTCCCGAGGCGGTATGCATCACCGGCATCGACTTGGCCCAGCAAAGGTGGGCCGACGAGCAGTTCTCGGTGATTTTCGAGGCCGCTCCGATCGCGATGGCCATGCTCGACGACCGAGGGCGATTTCGCCAGGTCAACGACGCCTTTGTCGAGCAGATGGGCTACAGTCGCGAGGAGTCGATTGGCCGGCCCATCTCGACGCTGGTGCCTCCCGAGACACGCGAGCAGGTCGCCCGAGAGTACCGCCAATTTGTCAGCGGCGAGCTCGGAGAGCGCGTCGGTAAGGGCTTTCCCCACACGCGCTGGTTTTCGCGCGAGCGGTGTTACTTGCGAGCAGACGGCGAGCGGCGTTGGGGGGACTTGGTCCGCGTGGCCATTCGAGAGCAAGACGGCACGCTCGACTACATGCTCGTGATGCTGCTCGACACCACCAAGTACAAGCGGTCACAGCAGGCGCTCGAGGAGGAGAAGTCGCGCACCCAGGCCATCTTCGATGCGGCGGTCGACGGGATTGTGACCATCGATGAAAAGGGCCTCATCCAACGGCTCAACCGGGCCGCCGAAGAGATCTACGGGTACAGTGCCGCGGAGATCGTCGGCCAGAGTGTCGAGGTGTTGATGCCCGAGCCCATGCGCGAGCTGCACGCGGCGTATCTCGCCGAACACGGCGTCACCGGCATGTCCCAGTTTGTAGGCACCGGCGGGGAGTACGAGGCGTTGCGCAAGGACGGCTCGATTGTCCCGGTCTACTTGAGCGTAGGCGAGATGAGTGTCGATCACGAGCGTGGGTTCGTCGGGGTGGTGCGCGACATCTCTCGCCAGAAGAACCTCGAAGAGCGCGTGCGGCGATCGGAGCGCATGGAGGCCCTCGGCCAGCTCGCTGCGGGCATCGCCCACGACTTCAACAATGTATTGACGATCGTCAACAGCTACGCCCACACCGGTCTCGATGAGGCCGGTCAGAGCCCGGCGGCGTTTCATTTCCACAAAATCAAATCTGCCGCCGAGCGCGGCGCGAGGTTGACCCGCCAGCTGTTGACCTTCAGCCCCGCCCAGATTGGTGAGACGGCTACCGTCGATCTCAACGCGGTGGTGCGAGGACTCGAGGGCCTGCTGCGCAGCGTCGTCGAGGAAGACATCGACCTGGAGGTCGAAACCGTCGACGGGGTGCCGCCCATCGTGGCCGATCCGGGCCAGATCGAGCAGGTGCTCATGAACCTGGTAGTGAACGCTCGCGACGCGATGCCCCACGGTGGAACGTTATGTGTCTCCACTGAGCTCACCCACGTGTCTCAGCCAGGCCGGTTCAATGGTACGCCCGCACACTTACCGCAGGGTGACTACGTGGTGCTAGTCGTGAGTGACACCGGCCACGGCATGGACCAGGCGACCCAAAAACGGATCTTCGAGCCGTTCTTTACCACCAAGCCCGAGGGGAAAGGCACCGGCTTGGGTCTGGCGACCGTCTACGGGATCGTCCGCCGCTACCACGGCGATGTGGTCGTCGACAGCGAGTTGGGCAAAGGGGCGACTTTTCGCGTCTATTTTCCGGCGGCCGAAGAGGGCGATGAAGGCACCGAGGACGAAGAGGAGCCTTCCGAACCGGTTCGACGCGCAAAGGCGACCGAGGCGGTGCTCGTGGTCGAAGACGAAGAGGATATCCGCGAGCCGCTGCGTATGGTGCTCGAGGCCGAAGGATACACGGTGCTCGAGGCTGCCAGCGGTGAGGAGGCGTTGGAGGTCGTCGAGTCGTATCCGGAGAGGATCGATCTGGTGCTGACGGACGTCGTCATGCCCGGGGTGACGGGAGTGGAGTTGAGCAAATCGCTGCGCGACGCATACCCCAGCATTCGCTCAGTGCTCGTGTCGGGCTACAGCGGAGAGGTGCTCGAGCGCAAAGACATCGACGCCCAGCAGGTTCGCCTCTCGAAACCCTACGACCTGGAAGATCTGCTCGATGTGGTTCGAGACATGCTCTCATCCTAG
- a CDS encoding AI-2E family transporter, with translation MATEEPRMDRHDEGIDKTDRSKFSSYTGRVITAITIAVVIVASLVIFWRLLSVLLVIFAGVLLAVFLRGLTNFLSEKTPLSHGWSLFAVIFGLLALSAGTLWLLAPPVSSQVGQITQKVPEALDQLESWAKGSSFGRSIVAEVSSLDQGSLSETIGWKRISGAFSSAIGVAANVFFILAVGIYLAVDPALYKRGIVRMVPKHWRERAEEVLDVISHQLGWWLVGRLLSMLAVAVLTTIGLWLLGVPLPLVLGLLSGLLSFVPIIGPIVSFVPAGLMALLVSPVFVLYTAALYVGVQILEGYFITPIIQQRTVSLPPALILIAQLIAGVLFGLIGVLVATPVTVLVVALINLVYIEDILGDETSLSEKVPSEVRRDTSERTRSAGFPKGSEPQTTG, from the coding sequence ATGGCGACCGAAGAACCCCGAATGGACCGACACGACGAAGGCATCGACAAGACCGACAGGTCGAAGTTTTCCTCGTACACCGGTCGTGTCATCACCGCCATCACCATCGCCGTGGTCATCGTGGCCAGCCTCGTCATCTTTTGGCGACTGCTCTCGGTGCTCCTTGTCATCTTCGCCGGCGTTCTGCTGGCCGTCTTCTTGCGCGGGTTGACCAATTTTCTGTCCGAGAAGACCCCGCTATCCCATGGATGGAGCCTTTTCGCCGTCATCTTCGGGCTCTTAGCGCTCAGCGCAGGCACCCTATGGCTGCTCGCGCCGCCGGTCAGCAGCCAGGTCGGCCAGATCACTCAAAAGGTGCCCGAGGCGCTCGACCAATTGGAGTCGTGGGCAAAGGGAAGCTCGTTCGGGCGCAGTATCGTCGCCGAGGTATCGAGCCTCGATCAGGGCTCGCTGAGCGAGACGATTGGCTGGAAACGGATAAGCGGAGCCTTTTCGAGCGCCATCGGCGTGGCGGCCAATGTCTTTTTCATCCTCGCCGTCGGCATTTACTTGGCGGTCGACCCTGCCCTCTATAAGCGCGGCATCGTGCGTATGGTGCCCAAACACTGGCGCGAACGCGCCGAAGAAGTCCTCGATGTTATCTCGCACCAACTCGGTTGGTGGCTGGTCGGGCGACTCCTATCGATGCTCGCCGTCGCGGTCCTGACGACCATCGGTCTCTGGCTCCTGGGCGTTCCTCTTCCGTTGGTCCTCGGGCTACTGAGCGGCCTTCTCTCCTTCGTGCCCATCATCGGACCGATCGTCTCGTTTGTGCCCGCCGGGCTCATGGCACTGCTTGTCTCACCGGTCTTCGTGCTCTACACCGCCGCGCTGTACGTGGGCGTGCAAATCCTCGAGGGCTATTTCATCACCCCCATCATCCAGCAGCGCACCGTGTCACTTCCGCCGGCACTGATCCTCATCGCCCAGCTCATCGCAGGCGTACTCTTCGGTCTGATCGGGGTGCTCGTGGCCACACCGGTGACCGTGCTCGTGGTCGCGTTGATCAACCTGGTCTACATCGAAGATATCTTGGGAGACGAGACCTCCCTGTCAGAGAAGGTACCGTCCGAGGTCCGGCGAGATACCTCCGAGCGAACGCGCTCTGCGGGTTTCCCCAAGGGCTCCGAGCCCCAGACGACCGGATGA